The following coding sequences are from one Ruminococcus flavefaciens AE3010 window:
- a CDS encoding glycoside hydrolase family 3 C-terminal domain-containing protein — MEKYLNEALSALERAEDLTDRLSVEEQAEQLKYDAPKVDRLGIPAYNWWSEGLHGVARAGTATMFPQTIGMAAMFDEEAVHKAGEITSVEARAKYNEYSAHGDRDIYKGLTLWSPNVNIFRDPRWGRGQETYGEDPFLTARLGVAYAKGLQGDGKVLRTAACAKHFAVHSGPEATRHEFDAKATMKDMTETYMAAFEALIKEAKVESVMGAYNRVNGEPACASKFLMKKLEEWGFDGHFVSDCWALRDFHTNHGVTKTAPESAALALKTGCDLNCGNTYLHLLIAYNEGLITKEDLRRSCVKLMRTRIRLGMFDKSTEFDGLDYDIVACDEHKKFALECSERAMVLLKNNGILPLDGKKYKTIGVIGPNADSVPALEGNYNGRADEYVTFLDGIREAFDGRVLFSEGSHLYKDRCMNLALPDDRLAEAEIIAEHSDIVVLCVGLDATIEGEEGDTGNEFSSGDKNDLRLPESQRKLVKTVMAKGKPVIIVTAAGSAINVEADCDALIQAWYPGQLGGRALANILFGKTSPSGKLPVTFYEDASKLPDFSDYSMKNRTYRYSEGNILYPFGFGLTYSETECSELTFENGVASVKITNTGSRATEDVVQFYIKGYSENAVPNHSLCGFKRVALDAGESRIVQITLPERATMAVNEKGEWVKEGSEFTLYAGTSQPDELSEKLTGKKCTTLKINV; from the coding sequence ATGGAAAAATATTTGAATGAAGCATTATCCGCACTTGAAAGAGCCGAAGATCTTACGGACAGGCTTTCAGTGGAGGAACAGGCAGAGCAGCTCAAATATGACGCGCCAAAGGTAGACCGTCTTGGGATACCCGCTTACAACTGGTGGAGCGAGGGTCTGCACGGCGTAGCAAGAGCAGGAACAGCTACAATGTTCCCTCAGACAATAGGTATGGCAGCAATGTTCGATGAGGAGGCTGTACATAAGGCAGGAGAGATAACTTCTGTTGAAGCGAGAGCTAAATATAATGAATATTCCGCTCACGGTGACCGCGATATCTACAAGGGACTTACTCTTTGGTCACCAAACGTAAATATATTCCGCGACCCGAGATGGGGAAGAGGTCAGGAGACCTACGGTGAGGACCCGTTCCTTACTGCCAGACTCGGTGTTGCTTATGCCAAGGGCTTACAGGGCGACGGCAAGGTACTGAGAACAGCTGCCTGTGCCAAGCACTTCGCAGTTCACAGCGGTCCCGAGGCTACAAGACATGAGTTTGACGCAAAGGCAACCATGAAGGATATGACCGAGACCTATATGGCGGCTTTCGAGGCTCTCATAAAGGAAGCCAAGGTAGAGAGCGTCATGGGCGCTTACAACCGTGTAAACGGCGAGCCTGCCTGCGCAAGCAAGTTCCTCATGAAAAAGCTTGAGGAATGGGGCTTTGACGGTCACTTCGTTTCAGACTGCTGGGCGCTGAGAGATTTCCACACCAACCACGGTGTTACAAAGACCGCTCCCGAGTCCGCTGCACTGGCACTCAAAACAGGCTGCGACCTCAACTGCGGAAATACATATCTTCATCTTCTTATTGCATACAACGAGGGTCTTATCACCAAGGAAGACCTGAGACGTTCCTGCGTAAAGCTGATGAGAACAAGAATAAGGCTGGGTATGTTCGACAAGTCCACAGAATTTGACGGACTTGATTACGACATCGTAGCCTGCGACGAGCACAAGAAGTTCGCTCTGGAATGCTCGGAGAGAGCGATGGTGCTCCTTAAAAACAACGGTATCCTGCCGCTTGACGGCAAGAAATACAAGACTATCGGAGTTATCGGACCAAATGCCGACAGCGTTCCCGCACTTGAGGGCAACTACAACGGCAGAGCCGACGAGTACGTCACATTCCTTGACGGAATCCGTGAGGCATTTGACGGCAGAGTTCTTTTCTCCGAGGGAAGTCACCTCTACAAGGACAGATGCATGAATCTGGCGCTCCCCGACGACAGACTCGCCGAGGCTGAGATAATTGCAGAGCATTCGGACATCGTAGTGCTTTGTGTAGGTCTTGACGCTACTATCGAGGGCGAAGAGGGCGACACAGGAAACGAGTTCTCGTCAGGTGACAAGAACGACCTGAGACTTCCCGAGTCACAGAGAAAGCTTGTAAAGACGGTAATGGCTAAAGGAAAACCTGTCATCATAGTAACTGCTGCAGGCAGTGCCATAAATGTTGAAGCAGACTGCGATGCACTTATCCAGGCATGGTATCCGGGTCAGCTGGGCGGAAGAGCTCTTGCGAATATACTCTTCGGCAAGACATCTCCATCAGGAAAGCTTCCCGTTACATTCTATGAGGACGCTTCAAAGCTGCCCGATTTCTCGGACTACAGCATGAAGAACCGTACTTACAGATATTCCGAGGGCAATATTCTTTATCCCTTCGGCTTCGGACTTACATATTCCGAGACAGAGTGCTCGGAGCTCACTTTTGAGAACGGCGTTGCTTCAGTGAAGATAACAAACACAGGCAGCCGCGCTACAGAAGATGTAGTCCAGTTCTATATCAAAGGTTATTCGGAGAACGCAGTTCCCAACCACAGTCTCTGCGGCTTCAAGAGAGTCGCACTTGACGCAGGCGAGAGCAGGATCGTACAGATCACTCTTCCTGAAAGAGCCACAATGGCAGTCAACGAAAAGGGCGAGTGGGTCAAGGAAGGCAGTGAGTTCACCCTCTATGCAGGAACTTCACAGCCCGACGAACTCAGCGAAAAGCTGACAGGCAAGAAATGCACTACTCTGAAAATAAATGTATAA
- a CDS encoding AraC family transcriptional regulator: MIKNLSGEYETVEYENQRFVMLYDNDEIEEYPTHWHNAVEVIIPLHNGFTVTVGGTDYHLNEKEIIIIPPGELHSMPAQEGRRIIFQCDNSIISDIPALEAILPVFSEAFYITPNVSKELYILSRKSILDIYSEYYSKSTLADVKIYLCLIKMLTAVREYQLTQAADAFAGEMPGKDDSKKFNMVMKYINQNYMFEIPLEKIADIAGYSKYHFSRIFKKYNNVSYIQYINGKRIKAAERLLIDPSLSVTEVAMRAGFASLTTFNRAFKKAKNCTPTEFKTLYKISDT, from the coding sequence ATGATTAAGAATCTGTCGGGCGAATACGAGACAGTCGAATACGAAAATCAACGTTTCGTAATGCTCTATGATAATGATGAGATCGAGGAATATCCGACTCACTGGCACAACGCCGTCGAAGTCATAATACCTCTCCATAACGGGTTCACAGTTACTGTAGGCGGAACTGATTACCATCTTAATGAAAAAGAGATCATTATTATCCCTCCCGGAGAGCTCCATTCAATGCCTGCTCAGGAAGGCAGAAGAATAATCTTCCAGTGCGATAACAGCATAATCAGCGATATCCCTGCCCTCGAAGCCATACTGCCCGTTTTTTCCGAAGCTTTCTATATAACTCCAAATGTCAGCAAGGAGCTGTATATACTCTCACGCAAAAGTATACTTGATATTTATTCCGAGTATTATTCAAAATCGACTCTGGCAGACGTAAAGATATATCTCTGCCTCATAAAAATGCTTACTGCTGTCCGCGAGTACCAGCTCACTCAGGCTGCCGACGCTTTTGCAGGCGAAATGCCGGGCAAGGACGACTCCAAGAAGTTCAATATGGTAATGAAGTATATCAATCAGAACTACATGTTTGAGATACCTCTGGAGAAAATCGCCGATATCGCAGGCTACAGCAAATACCACTTCTCGCGTATTTTCAAGAAGTACAACAATGTATCGTATATACAGTACATAAACGGCAAGCGCATCAAGGCTGCCGAGAGACTTCTCATCGACCCGTCGCTGTCAGTTACGGAGGTCGCCATGAGAGCAGGCTTTGCAAGTCTCACCACCTTCAACCGTGCGTTCAAAAAGGCTAAGAACTGCACACCAACCGAATTCAAGACTCTCTACAAAATATCAGATACATAA
- a CDS encoding helix-turn-helix domain-containing protein, translated as MIINNVGFDHCHDADFFIDRPDGSGDYLLLLLRTPAIFEVDGKEILTPAGSVFIYPKGRAQRYRCVPLNVFENDWVHFDFDDIGEEEEFLGMGVPMETVVTMPLEFLSYCVKSIAYERYSDNPCRSESAELFMRLMFIKIREKTQDKISGRRSSQFELISTVRNKIYSRPYEQRSVDSTAHEVRMSRSAFQHAYKKHFGMTFIEDLVRSRVSYAKMLLSTTNMNINDISVSSGYHSYVHFARQFKEQTGFTPSEYRKKAQNAM; from the coding sequence ATGATCATTAACAATGTTGGTTTTGACCACTGCCATGACGCAGACTTTTTTATCGACAGACCTGACGGAAGCGGCGATTATCTCCTGCTTCTGCTTCGGACACCTGCGATATTTGAAGTGGACGGAAAAGAAATACTAACTCCTGCGGGTTCTGTTTTCATCTACCCGAAGGGCAGGGCACAGCGCTATCGCTGCGTGCCCCTTAACGTGTTTGAGAACGACTGGGTGCATTTTGACTTTGACGACATTGGTGAGGAAGAGGAGTTCCTCGGTATGGGCGTACCGATGGAAACTGTTGTGACTATGCCTCTTGAGTTCCTCAGCTACTGCGTTAAGTCCATAGCTTATGAGAGATATTCGGATAATCCGTGCAGGAGCGAATCCGCGGAGCTCTTTATGCGCCTTATGTTCATAAAGATACGCGAAAAGACTCAGGATAAGATCTCGGGCAGACGCAGCAGCCAGTTCGAGCTTATCTCCACAGTGCGCAATAAGATATACAGCAGACCTTATGAGCAGCGCAGTGTTGACAGTACGGCCCATGAGGTTCGTATGAGCCGCTCGGCTTTCCAGCACGCATATAAGAAGCACTTCGGCATGACCTTTATCGAGGACCTTGTCCGCAGCAGGGTCAGCTATGCGAAAATGCTTCTTTCAACTACAAATATGAACATCAATGACATCTCTGTGAGCAGCGGCTACCACAGCTATGTACATTTTGCAAGACAGTTCAAGGAACAGACAGGCTTTACTCCCTCAGAGTACCGAAAAAAGGCACAGAATGCAATGTGA
- a CDS encoding AraC family transcriptional regulator: MSDYTEKYISSHLFLKREEGFEHAPFDREIACYESICSGNIELVKVFATPLCSEGYGILSKDPLKNLKYHFAISAALIARFCINSGMTLEEAYNLSDIYIMKADECRTEAEVHAVHQEMIEGYTRHMRRVRNSGIYSKQIVRALDYISEHLHGKIMIEDAAAYLKISPAYLSRLFKAETGIAFSNYVSKTKAEEAANLLTFSEFTDSEISNLLGFSSQSYFIKIFKKYLGVTPKEYKKRYKFPDFTKENQ; this comes from the coding sequence ATGAGCGATTACACAGAAAAGTATATTTCTTCACATCTTTTCCTCAAACGTGAAGAAGGATTTGAGCATGCCCCCTTTGACCGTGAAATAGCTTGCTATGAGAGCATTTGCTCGGGTAATATCGAGCTCGTAAAGGTGTTTGCTACTCCGCTTTGCAGTGAGGGATACGGTATTCTCAGCAAGGACCCGTTAAAAAATCTGAAATACCATTTTGCTATCTCTGCGGCACTTATTGCCCGATTCTGCATCAACAGCGGTATGACTCTCGAGGAAGCGTACAACCTCAGCGACATCTACATCATGAAGGCTGATGAGTGCCGCACCGAGGCGGAGGTGCACGCTGTTCATCAGGAGATGATCGAGGGCTACACACGCCACATGAGAAGAGTCAGAAACAGCGGTATCTATTCCAAGCAGATAGTCCGCGCTCTTGACTACATCAGTGAGCATCTTCACGGAAAGATCATGATAGAGGACGCAGCGGCGTATCTGAAAATAAGCCCTGCATATCTGTCAAGACTCTTTAAGGCGGAAACGGGTATTGCGTTCAGCAACTACGTCAGCAAGACCAAGGCTGAGGAAGCTGCCAATCTGCTGACTTTCTCGGAGTTCACCGACTCTGAGATAAGCAATCTTCTTGGCTTCAGTTCTCAGAGCTATTTTATCAAGATATTCAAGAAATATCTTGGGGTTACTCCGAAGGAGTACAAAAAACGATATAAGTTCCCGGACTTCACGAAAGAAAATCAGTAA
- a CDS encoding family 43 glycosylhydrolase, with protein sequence MKKFISFAAAAAMSLTSLTALADSSIVKADNPAIQTIYSTDPAPMMYNDTVYLYTGRDKDNSDFYYMPDWHCYSSTDMQNWTDHGMILSWDSFTWGKEDSAWAAQCIERNGKFYYYVTLEHKNGGGRAIGVAVADSPTGPFKDALGKPLVGPNWDYIDPTVFIDDDGQAWLMFGNPTCYYVRLNEDMLSYSGSIGKFDMNAQTFGPSSKASSYGEGPWFYKRNDKYYLVFAAFYGSDGGESLGYSTAPSPTGPWTYGGQVMKTHNCFTNHPGVIDYKGHSYLFYHDASLPGGGSFDRSVCIDEFQYGADGSIPTISPTKTGPKQLETLDPYQRVEAETICFSKGVKTETCTNGGMNIGNIQNGSYIKVSGVDFGSGTDKFTASVSSDTDGGNIEIYLDSLTGKKIGTCKVSGTGGWQTWKEVSCDISGASGEHDLYFKFTGGSGYLLNMDWWKFGSDESAATTKPAVTTATTAPKKDMTTTATSAVTSSDSGDYIFDYSFEDGIGDWEGRFGASAEGSSKNAFKGSKSLYCSGRSEAYQGAAISASGLKAGETYSLSANVMYDSGKDSDTFHFTMQYDIGDETNYAKIATAQPMKGKWVQLANTGFKVPERAENIVIYVETAKSTVSFYVDEVKAAKAGTVIEGAVGGQYILGDINSDGNVDIFDILRARKLIVANASSETELADVDKSTKFELNDIVLLQNYVLGKIAEFPDNSPEPPKSDFDYNPNLQYRAAPDSYFRQPANHGTVVKENYNGINGNKNMYVYLPYGYDESKKYNVFYLMHGGGESEETCFNDDNINIDIMLDNMIANGDIEPMIVVTPTFNKAPSADGVWEEMRKSIIPYVESKYSTYAESTTLDGLRESRFHRAYGGFSMGGGSTWANFNNNLDIIAYFMPLSGHCWDGAGKVCNAARNSGFKQNEYFVLAATGTDDLAYGNMVPMINELKKNTDVFTYSSDFSQGNLYFLEARGNVHWWPQVRHYIYDALPYFFHENQ encoded by the coding sequence ATGAAAAAATTCATTTCATTCGCTGCAGCTGCTGCAATGTCACTGACATCGCTGACAGCTCTCGCCGACAGCAGTATTGTCAAGGCAGACAATCCTGCTATCCAGACCATCTACAGTACCGATCCTGCACCTATGATGTACAACGACACTGTGTACCTCTACACAGGCCGTGACAAGGATAACTCCGACTTTTACTACATGCCTGACTGGCACTGCTATTCCTCCACGGATATGCAGAACTGGACAGATCACGGCATGATACTGTCGTGGGACTCCTTTACATGGGGCAAGGAAGACTCAGCATGGGCTGCACAGTGCATAGAGCGCAACGGTAAGTTCTATTACTATGTAACTCTTGAGCACAAGAACGGCGGCGGACGCGCTATCGGTGTTGCAGTTGCCGATTCTCCCACAGGACCTTTCAAGGACGCTTTGGGCAAGCCTCTTGTGGGACCTAACTGGGACTACATCGATCCTACTGTATTCATCGACGATGACGGACAGGCGTGGCTCATGTTCGGCAATCCTACCTGCTACTATGTAAGGCTCAATGAGGATATGCTGAGCTATTCGGGTTCCATCGGAAAGTTCGACATGAACGCTCAGACCTTCGGTCCTTCCAGCAAGGCTTCGTCCTACGGCGAGGGTCCGTGGTTCTATAAGCGCAATGATAAATATTATCTTGTATTCGCTGCATTTTACGGCAGCGACGGCGGCGAGAGCTTAGGCTACTCCACCGCACCGTCACCAACAGGTCCCTGGACATACGGCGGACAGGTCATGAAGACGCATAACTGCTTCACAAACCACCCCGGCGTTATCGATTATAAGGGACATTCGTACCTGTTCTATCACGATGCGAGCCTCCCGGGCGGCGGCAGCTTCGACAGAAGCGTCTGCATCGATGAGTTCCAATATGGAGCTGACGGTTCTATCCCGACTATTTCGCCTACAAAGACAGGTCCCAAGCAGCTTGAGACCCTTGATCCCTATCAGAGAGTAGAGGCTGAGACTATCTGCTTCTCAAAGGGCGTCAAGACCGAGACCTGCACCAACGGCGGCATGAATATAGGCAATATCCAGAACGGCAGCTATATCAAGGTCAGCGGCGTTGACTTCGGCAGCGGCACTGACAAGTTCACAGCAAGCGTTTCCTCCGATACTGACGGCGGCAACATCGAGATATATCTCGACAGCCTTACAGGCAAAAAGATCGGTACCTGCAAGGTATCGGGCACAGGCGGCTGGCAGACATGGAAGGAAGTATCCTGCGATATCAGCGGCGCAAGCGGCGAGCACGACCTGTACTTCAAGTTCACAGGCGGCAGCGGCTATCTGCTGAATATGGACTGGTGGAAGTTCGGAAGTGATGAAAGCGCTGCAACGACTAAGCCTGCTGTGACAACTGCGACCACAGCTCCGAAGAAGGATATGACAACAACTGCAACTTCGGCAGTGACTTCTTCGGATTCAGGGGATTATATATTTGATTACTCATTTGAGGACGGCATCGGCGACTGGGAGGGCAGATTCGGTGCCTCAGCCGAGGGCTCCTCAAAGAATGCATTCAAGGGCAGCAAGTCCCTTTACTGCTCGGGCAGAAGCGAAGCCTATCAGGGGGCTGCCATATCGGCAAGCGGCTTGAAAGCGGGGGAGACCTACAGCCTCAGTGCTAACGTAATGTATGACAGCGGCAAGGACAGTGATACCTTCCATTTCACCATGCAGTACGATATCGGCGATGAGACCAATTATGCAAAGATAGCTACCGCACAGCCTATGAAGGGCAAGTGGGTACAGCTGGCAAATACCGGATTCAAGGTTCCCGAGAGAGCTGAAAATATCGTTATATACGTTGAGACTGCAAAGAGCACAGTAAGCTTCTACGTTGACGAAGTTAAGGCTGCCAAGGCGGGTACAGTCATCGAGGGTGCTGTTGGCGGACAGTACATTCTCGGCGATATAAACTCCGACGGAAACGTTGATATCTTTGATATCCTGAGAGCAAGAAAGCTCATCGTAGCAAACGCTTCTTCCGAAACGGAGCTTGCAGACGTTGACAAGAGCACAAAGTTCGAGCTCAACGACATTGTTCTTCTCCAGAACTACGTTCTCGGAAAGATCGCGGAGTTCCCCGATAATTCACCTGAGCCTCCGAAGAGCGACTTCGATTACAATCCTAATCTCCAGTACAGGGCAGCTCCTGACAGCTACTTCCGTCAGCCTGCTAACCACGGTACTGTTGTAAAGGAGAACTACAACGGCATCAACGGCAACAAGAATATGTATGTATATCTGCCTTACGGCTATGACGAGTCCAAGAAGTACAACGTATTCTACCTGATGCACGGCGGCGGAGAGAGCGAGGAGACCTGCTTCAACGATGATAATATCAACATTGATATCATGCTGGACAATATGATCGCAAACGGCGATATCGAGCCCATGATCGTTGTAACTCCTACCTTCAACAAGGCTCCCAGCGCTGACGGTGTATGGGAGGAAATGCGCAAGAGCATCATCCCTTACGTTGAGAGCAAGTATTCCACATACGCTGAGAGCACAACACTTGACGGACTCAGAGAGTCAAGGTTCCATCGTGCATACGGCGGCTTCTCAATGGGCGGCGGCTCAACATGGGCAAACTTCAATAACAACCTTGACATCATAGCATACTTCATGCCGCTGTCAGGCCACTGCTGGGACGGCGCCGGTAAGGTATGCAATGCGGCAAGAAATTCAGGCTTCAAGCAGAATGAGTATTTCGTACTTGCTGCAACAGGTACTGACGACCTTGCATACGGCAACATGGTTCCTATGATAAACGAGCTCAAGAAGAACACAGATGTATTCACATACTCTTCTGACTTCTCGCAGGGCAACCTGTACTTCCTGGAAGCGAGAGGAAATGTACACTGGTGGCCGCAGGTGCGTCACTATATCTACGATGCACTGCCTTACTTCTTCCACGAGAACCAGTAA
- a CDS encoding glycoside hydrolase family 11 protein → MKKTVRQFISSAVTAVMVAASLPSVPTNAADQQTRGNIGGFDYEMWNQNGQGQVSMNPGAGSFTCSWSNIENFLARMGKNYDSQKKNYKAFGDITLSYDVEYTPKGNSYMCVYGWTRNPLMEYYIVEGWGDWRPPGNDGENKGSVTLNGNKYDIRKTMRYNQPSLDGTQTFPQYWSVRQTSGSKNNTTNYMTGTISVSKHFDAWSQAGLDMSGTLYEVSLNIEGYRSSGSANVKSISFDGKIDEPTTQPTTQEPVKADENGYYFAEKFESGAGSWSGRGNAAVDTAADGFSGKCISVTGRTAEWNGAAIDLDESAFAAGDTYSFGVLVKQDTEASTTMKLTLQYNDASGKTSYDKVAEQTVSKGEWADLSNTSYTIPEGATGMILYVEAPDSLTDFYIDNAFGAVKNTSPIEDTGSHTVVVPGTQPSKGIRGDINGDGVIDSFDLAPLRRGILKMMAGSGTVPENSDVNGDGSVNVADLLLLQKYILGAEKKFPDPVTTTTTKPVTTTTEKIVTTTTSSSSSSSGKNLNADIRKDMPTSVPGGNEKSNACKVEKKTYNCKFTGGQKSCNVVLPPNYDSSKQYPVMYVLHGIGGDENSMVSGMGVQELLAGLISNGKAEEMIIVLPSQYTSKNGSQGGGFGINQETCAAYDNFLYDISDSLIPYIEANYPVKTGRENRAITGFSMGGREAIYIGLMRPDLFAYVGGACPAPGITPGKDMFMEHPGCMQESEMKFRDVGPEPNVFMITGGTNDSVVGTFPKQYSDILTRNGVDHVYQSIPNGGHGADSVKPHLYTFMRYAFK, encoded by the coding sequence GTGAAAAAAACAGTCAGACAATTCATCAGCAGTGCCGTTACAGCTGTAATGGTGGCTGCAAGCCTGCCTTCTGTTCCGACTAATGCTGCCGATCAGCAGACACGCGGAAATATCGGCGGTTTCGATTACGAAATGTGGAACCAGAACGGTCAGGGACAGGTATCAATGAACCCAGGTGCAGGCTCTTTCACCTGCTCATGGAGCAACATTGAAAACTTCCTCGCACGTATGGGCAAGAACTACGACAGCCAGAAAAAGAATTACAAGGCTTTCGGAGATATCACCCTCAGCTACGATGTAGAGTATACCCCTAAGGGCAACTCTTACATGTGCGTATACGGCTGGACGAGGAATCCGCTCATGGAGTACTACATCGTCGAAGGCTGGGGCGACTGGCGTCCACCCGGAAATGACGGCGAGAACAAGGGCAGTGTGACTCTGAACGGCAACAAATACGATATCCGCAAGACAATGCGCTATAATCAGCCTTCTCTTGACGGTACCCAGACATTCCCTCAGTACTGGAGCGTGCGCCAGACAAGCGGTTCAAAGAACAATACCACAAACTACATGACGGGTACTATCAGCGTATCCAAGCATTTTGACGCATGGTCGCAGGCAGGTCTCGATATGTCGGGTACTCTTTACGAGGTATCACTGAACATCGAGGGCTACAGATCAAGCGGCTCTGCTAATGTAAAGTCCATATCTTTCGACGGCAAGATAGACGAGCCGACCACACAGCCCACAACTCAGGAGCCTGTTAAGGCTGACGAGAACGGCTACTATTTCGCCGAGAAGTTTGAGAGCGGTGCAGGCAGCTGGTCAGGACGCGGAAATGCCGCTGTTGATACAGCAGCAGACGGCTTCTCAGGCAAATGCATATCCGTTACAGGACGTACCGCCGAGTGGAACGGCGCAGCTATCGATCTTGACGAAAGCGCTTTCGCCGCAGGCGATACATACAGCTTCGGTGTGCTTGTAAAGCAGGATACCGAGGCATCAACAACAATGAAGCTCACCCTTCAGTATAACGACGCAAGCGGCAAAACAAGCTACGACAAGGTCGCTGAGCAGACAGTCTCAAAGGGCGAATGGGCAGACCTTTCCAACACATCATACACTATCCCCGAAGGCGCTACGGGTATGATCCTCTACGTTGAGGCTCCCGACAGCCTGACGGACTTCTATATCGACAACGCTTTCGGAGCTGTAAAGAATACATCTCCTATTGAGGACACAGGAAGTCATACCGTTGTAGTTCCAGGCACTCAGCCCTCAAAGGGCATCAGAGGCGATATCAACGGCGACGGCGTTATCGACTCATTCGATCTCGCTCCCCTCAGAAGAGGTATCCTCAAGATGATGGCAGGAAGCGGTACAGTTCCCGAGAATTCAGACGTTAACGGCGACGGTTCAGTGAATGTTGCAGACCTTCTGCTTCTCCAGAAGTATATCCTCGGTGCGGAAAAGAAATTCCCCGATCCTGTAACAACTACTACCACAAAGCCCGTTACTACAACTACAGAGAAGATAGTTACTACAACTACTTCTTCATCTTCTTCAAGCTCAGGCAAAAACCTCAATGCAGATATCCGCAAGGATATGCCTACATCAGTCCCCGGCGGCAACGAGAAGAGCAACGCCTGCAAGGTAGAGAAGAAGACATACAACTGTAAATTCACAGGCGGTCAGAAGAGCTGCAACGTCGTTCTGCCTCCTAACTACGACTCAAGCAAGCAGTACCCCGTAATGTACGTTCTCCACGGCATCGGCGGTGACGAGAACTCAATGGTCAGCGGCATGGGCGTTCAGGAGCTTCTTGCAGGTCTTATCTCCAACGGCAAGGCTGAGGAAATGATCATCGTTCTCCCGAGCCAGTACACCAGCAAGAACGGTTCACAGGGCGGCGGCTTCGGTATCAATCAGGAGACATGTGCAGCTTACGATAACTTCCTCTATGATATCTCCGACAGCCTTATCCCTTACATCGAGGCTAACTACCCCGTTAAGACAGGCAGAGAGAACCGTGCTATCACAGGCTTCTCAATGGGCGGACGTGAAGCTATCTACATTGGTCTCATGCGTCCCGACCTCTTCGCTTACGTTGGCGGAGCTTGCCCTGCTCCCGGTATCACACCGGGCAAGGATATGTTCATGGAGCATCCCGGCTGCATGCAGGAGAGCGAAATGAAGTTCAGAGACGTAGGTCCCGAGCCTAACGTATTCATGATAACAGGCGGTACTAATGACTCAGTCGTTGGTACATTCCCGAAGCAGTACAGTGACATACTTACAAGAAACGGCGTTGACCACGTTTACCAGTCCATTCCTAACGGAGGACACGGCGCAGATTCTGTAAAGCCGCATCTCTACACATTTATGAGATACGCTTTCAAGTAA